One Drechmeria coniospora strain ARSEF 6962 chromosome 01, whole genome shotgun sequence genomic region harbors:
- a CDS encoding mitochondrial carrier protein LEU5, translating into MPSSSAVVDHAASMSDIARDQVQHVRQHVGAAMTTTPAAAKDPAVCPTDDEALTPRRKTTRTWDYIWRSGLAGGFAGCAAKTMVAPLDRVKILFQASNPQFAKYSGSSFGVATAIKDIYHSEGGRGLYRGHSATLLRIFPYAGIKFLAYEQIRSLLIPDKHHETPLRRLLSGSLAGVTSVFFTYPLEVVRVRLAFETKRDGRSSLTSICRQIYREHPAAVEKTASGAAATTTTATSRQAGLVNFYRGFLPTLLGMLPYAGMSFLTHDTVSDLLRHPSIAERTTLPRTTSWPADKPAPLRSWAELSAGGIAGLISQTASYPLEVIRRRMQVGGAVGDGRRLKLGETARTIFRERGIRGFFVGLTIGYVKVIPMVAVSFYTYERMKLVLGI; encoded by the exons ATgccctcatcctcggccgtcgtggatCATGCCGCCTCCATGTCGGACATTGCGCGCGACCAGGTGCAGCACGTACGGCAGcatgtcggcgccgccatgacgacgacgcccgccgccgccaaggaccCGGCCGTCTGcccgaccgacgacgaggcgctgACGCCGCgcaggaagacgacgaggacctggGATTACATTTGGAGGTCCGGTCTGGCCGGCGGCTTCGCCGGTTGTGCG GCCAAGACCATGGTTGCGCCCCTCGACCGTGTCAAGATTCTCTTCCAGGCGAGCAATCCGCAGTTTGCCAAATATTCCGGTTCATCCTTTGGcgtggcgacggccatcaagGACATTTACCACTCCGAAGGCGGCCGGGGGCTCTACCGCGGCCACTCGGCCACGCTCCTCCGCATCTTCCCCTACGCCGGCATCAAGTTTCTCGCCTACGAACAGATCCGCTCCCTTCTCATCCCCGACAAGCATCACGAGACGCCCCTGCGACGGCTCCTGAGCggcagcctcgccggcgtcaccTCGGTCTTCTTCACGTACCCGCTCGAGGTGGTCCGCGTGCGGCTTGCATTCGAGACGAAGCGCGACGGTCGCTCGTCGCTGACGTCCATCTGCCGGCAGATCTACCGCGAGCATCCTGCGGCCGTCGAAAAGACGGCGTcaggggcggcggcgacgacgacgacggcgaccagtcggcaggccggcctcgtcaaCTTTTACCGCGGCTTCTTGCCGACCCTCCTCGGCATGCTGCCCTACGCCGGCATGTCCTTCCTGACGCACGACACCGTCAGCGACCTCCTGCGCCACCCCTCCATCGCCGAGCGCACGACGCTGccgcggacgacgagctggccggccgacaagccggcgccgttgcGTTCCTGGGCCGAGCTGAGCgcgggcggcatcgccggGCTGATATCGCAAACGGCGTCGTACCCGCTCGAAGTCATCCGGCGCCGGATgcaggtcggcggcgccgtcggcgacggccgcaggttgaagctcggcgagacggcgaggaccaTCTTCCGCGAGCGCGGCATCCGCGGCTTCTTTGTCGGCCTCACCATCGGCTACGTCAAGGTCATTCCCATGGTCGCCGTCAGCTTCTACACCTACGAGCGCATGAAGCTCGTTCTGGGCATCTAA
- a CDS encoding Pol II transcription elongation factor subunit Cdc73: MALADQDPLLLLRLTISSGKALVPCPSGDAGASEVPLAEATHLHFAGHETALPLTVPTRFISNERAVDLRSIYFAWLNRELAIPEYNASATTLNEQLAAAADADADEDSTAKVQNLGFIERLDLITWLEGASDESEYIKPQDGDAAAAAAPAAKTGAVSVAAKARAAKGTLDPRLASVYDAERRMGDRNTILRGVKPTDFSHVRTLAIPFLQKKSASASAVGGHAALSSSQKGPARRPDPIILLSPSASSLLRMSNARSFLEDGKFVPPDAQASTASMLHVQRAMGSIDAHRPIRFILVEGSEQFKPEYWNRVVAVFTTGQTWQFKNYKWSNANDLFKHTLGIFVGWRGEQAPDNVRAWGHRVLSTGVDRWRGGLGDDASRFRDKEVVEQVWKSIEASMRGRGWRANAAPAST, translated from the exons atggccctTGCCGATCAGgatcctctcctcctcctccggctgACCATCTCCTCCGGCAAAGCCTTGGTCCCCTGCCCATCGGGCGACGCCGGGGCGTCCGAGGTgccgctcgccgaggcgacgcaCCTGCACTTTGCGGGCCACGAGACGGCGCTGCCCctgacggtgccgacgcgcTTCATCTCCAACGAAAGGGCCGTCGACCTGCGCAGCATCTACTTTGCCTGGCTCAACCGCGAGCTCGCCATCCCCGAGTACAATGCCTCTGCCACGACGCTCAACGAgcagctcgcggcggcggccgacgccgacgccgacgaggactcgacggccaaggtgcAGAACCTCGGCTTCATCGAGCGGCTGGATCTCATCACCTGGCTCGAGGGTGCCAGCGACGAGAGCGAGTACATCAAACcgcaggacggcgacgccgccgccgccgccgccccggcGGCCAAGACCGGGGCCGTCTCGgtcgcggccaaggcgagggcggccaAGGGCACGCTGGACCCGCGGCTCGCGAGCGTCTACGACGCCGAACGGCGCATGGGCGACCGCAACACGATCCTGAGGGGCGTCAAGCCCACG GACTTTTCCCACGTGCGAACGCTCGCCATCCCCTTCCTCCAGAAgaagtcggcgtcggcgtcggccgtcggcgggcacGCGGCCCTCTCGTCGTCCCAAAAGGGTCCCGCGCGGCGGCCGGACCCCATCATCCtgctgtcgccgtcggcctcgtccctgCTCCGCATGTCCAACGCCCGGTCGttcctcgaggacggcaagtTCGTGCCGCCGGACGCgcaggcgtcgacggcgagcatgcTCCACGTGCAGCGCGCCATGGGCTCCATCGACGCGCACCGGCCGATCcgcttcatcctcgtcgagggctcGGAGCAGTTCAAGCCCGAGTACTGGAACCGCGTGGTGGCCGTGTTCACGACGGGCCAGACGTGGCAGTTCAAAAACTACAAGTGGAGCAACGCCAACGACCTCTTCAAGCACACGCTCGGCATCTTTGTCGGCTGGCGGGGCGAGCAGGCGCCGGACAACGTTCGCGCCTGGGGCCACCGCGTGCTCTCGACGGGCGTCGACCGCTGGCGGGGCGGCCTCGGGGACGACGCCTCGCGCTTCAGGGACaaggaggtcgtcgagcaggTCTGGAAGTCGATCGAGGCCAGCATGCGCGGCAGGGGCTGGAGGGCAAACgccgcgccggcgtcgacgtga
- a CDS encoding regulator of G protein signaling pathway produces MAALSEPPPTSADTQLQANNQLPPLSPSSSFHHHRSIPRSSSISEPTSDDLTALSHFAPQRHAHAPTHTQTHTHTHTQTSTHPSPSSKTQSFFNRAAAVLDRTQNALASFSEPVIRHRSSNSALTRLSVVQTVDDPASEPTSPGSSARFRSSSSQSLGSAIKVDDGQSVKDLSIQSITDTLSGYPLAIKASCPDKMHQTSSRLLRMTDDDRPFTRVAAASVVLILILILILILILILILILILILILILILILILILILILILILILILILILILILVLDFKDLFSTLIVSLLPLSAHRVRLSKVEHTFLSEDAINNLGSLKFSQSNRMPDPKDPSRIVTTTTTTTFSMAKDMARSICQRFVEARFIESADGKYQQVYSMKGSVWQLTAKGVTVLDRFCARNGIQQKQVAELSSMNAAQLVILERDMLTDKLLSDPATVEVIFRRFVGSDRRNVKPSAAAADSESLLDYRDGLTGVKMAAERKVNGRIFRDSFTGKAATDWLMDCSTIVDRRETLEIATLFVENGLMEAILPDRTFALQNPGLGLFQPTKNAIYQLSPRGKDLINGTASRGRASESEGGASSHRNGISSRDSNTQRLDKILADPALRLLFRENLRETHCEENLSFYQDVVEFVGGCKTAIRQARKAPTAASMDSIKEIMAQAYGIYNAFLAPGSPCELNIDHQLRNSLATRMTKAVGQDHTMIDTLQEVTALFEDAQNAVFKLMASDSVPKFLRNAKYEHQLRSCELDTTGRGPERSQSRSNRGDKVADLLAPASTKRA; encoded by the exons ATGGCCGCTCTCTCGGAACCTCCGCCAACCTCTGCTGATACACAGTTGCAAGCAAACAaccagctgccgccgctctcgccctcgtcgagctttCATCACCACCGCTCGATCCcgcgctcctcgtcgataTCGGAACCCACGTCCGACGACCTGACGGCCCTCTCTCACTTTGCCCCGCAGCGTCACGCACACGCGCCGACGCACACGCAaacgcacacgcacacgcacacgcaaaCGAGCACGCATCCGAGCCCGTCGAGCAAGACGCAGAGCTTCTTCAACCGAGCGGCTGCCGTGCTGGACAGGACCCAAAACGCCTTGGCGAGCTTCTCCGAACCCGTCATCCGCCACCGGTCATCCAACTCGGCCCTCACGCGGCTCTCCGTCGTCCaaaccgtcgacgacccagCGTCGGAGCCGACGAGCCCGGGAAGCAGCGCTCGCTTCAGGAGCTCGTCCAGCCAGTCTCTGGGTTCCGCCAtcaaggtcgacgacgggcagtCGGTGAAAGACCTGTCGATCCAGTCCATCACCGACACCCTGTCCGGCTATCCCCTAGCCATCAAGGCATCCTGCCCCGACAAGATGCATCAAACATCATCGCGCCTGCTGCGCATGACGGACGATGATCGTCCGTTCACGAGG GTGGCTGCCGCCTCtgtcgtcctcatcctcatcctcatcctcatcctcatcctcatcctcatcctcatcctcatcctcatcctcatcctcatcctcatcctcatcctcatcctcatcctcatcctcatcctcatcctcatcctcatcctcatcctcatcctcatcctcatcctcatcctcatcctcgtcctc GACTTCAAAGATCTCTTCTCGACCCTCATCGTCAGTCTCCTGCCGCTCTCGGCCCACCGGGTGCGCCTGTCCAAGGTGGAGCACACGTTCCTGTCCGAGGACGCCATCAACAACCTCGGGTCGCTCAAGTTCTCCCAGTCCAACCGCATGCCGGATCCCAAGGACCCGTCGAGGATAGtgaccaccaccaccaccaccaccttcTCCATGGCCAAGGACATGGCGAGGTCCATCTGCCAGcgcttcgtcgaggcccgcttcatcgagtcggccgacggcaagtaCCAGCAGGTGTACAGCATGAAGGGCTCGGTGTGGCAGCTGACGGCCAAGGGCGTCACCGTGCTGGATCGCTTCTGCGCGCGCAACGGCATCCAGCAGAAGCAGGTGGCCGAGCTGTCGAGCATGAACGCCGCCCagctcgtcatcctcgagcgCGACATGCTGACGGACAAGCTCCTCAGCGACCCGGCCACGGTCGAGGTCATCTTCCGCCGCTTCGTCGGCTCCGACCGGCGCAACGTcaagccgtcggcggcggcggccgactcggAGTCGCTGCTCGACTACCGCGACGGCCTCACGGGCGTcaagatggcggccgagcgcAAGGTCAACGGGCGCATCTTCCGCGACTCCTTCACcggcaaggcggcgacggactGGCTCATGGACTGCTCGACCATCGTCGACCGCCGGGAGACGCTCGAGATCGCCACGCTCTTCGTCGAGAACGGGCTGATGGAGGCGATCCTGCCGGACCGGACCTTTGCCCTGCAGAAccccggcctcggcctgtTCCAGCCGACCAAGAACGCCATCTACCAGCTCTCGCCGCGCGGCAAGGACCTCATCAACGGCACCGCCTCGCGGGGCCGCGCCTCGGagagcgagggcggcgcgAGCTCGCACCGCAACGGCATCAGCTCGCGCGACTCCAACACGCAGAGGCTCGACAAGATCCTCGCCGACCCGGCGCTGCGCCTGCTGTTCCGGGAGAACCTGCGGGAGACGCACTGCGAGGAGAACCTGTCCTTTTAccaggacgtcgtcgagttTGTCGGCGGCTGCAAGACGGCCATCCGGCAGGCGCGcaaggcgccgacggccgcctcgatggACAGCATCAAGGAGATCATGGCCCAGGCGTACGGCATCTACAACGCCTTCCTCGCGCCCGGGTCGCCGTGCGAGCTCAACATCGACCACCAGCTGCGGAACAGCCTCGCGACGCGCATGaccaaggccgtcggccaggACCACACCATGATCGACACGCTGCAGGAGGTGACGGCGCTGTTTGAGGATGCGCAGAACGCCGTCTTTAAGCTCATGGCCAGC GATTCGGTGCCCAAGTTTCTGCGCAACGCCAAGTACGAGCACCAGCTGCGGAGTTGCGAGCTCGACACGACGGGGCGCGGACCCGAGCGGAGCCAGAGCCGATCGAACCGAGGCGACAAGGTGGCGGACCTGCTGGCGCCAGCCTCGACGAAGCGTGCGtag
- a CDS encoding Low temperature requirement A, with the protein MSMSDYGEHGHPPSADKLRIFASPVMSHTGSSLGDKSPSSVHSADNHQGETRIDHRRVDDDLPKFKRYLEPTLLEIFYDLFFAANYNVFSDTQHVTSHGKFKAYVGYFCLLWLTWFLVTMFDVRYVTDSIFSRVTRAIQLGVLVGFTVVVPNFNPSEEQHQETMQAMSLILCFSRLCLAFEYGTTLWHVRKYKKARLPLYLQIALHAIASAIYLGVTFAFTSNSRSRVYMTWYIVSGIESLATLLLTNFSPVLSITKTHIMKRMTLMTIMIMGDGIVQVAKEVVIIVKNPNAWDSTTIGLVTAAAATIYFVFLIYFDWLRNSFYLPALRQQLWTFLHLPFHLSLVLFMQGFTQYLLWSKIMVQFSRLNALGDPRDAAGNIVDPSSSIAVRDFLNQSVLSFFADYPPKIANTMDTVNEALQNVTKIPDAFWPKLNGVDQLDLTNLPVGFESAFNDFVAIVSVLVSAMANALFGAFGIEVHGEIANKNTDPAKDLKGSGLQFEVTDKTQSRYRLVFVTGYVSTGCTIIFMLLLAIVSRTTPLKAWPIIRLVIIFLLALGTALVSLLWYSPDKLDQFLTSPWVMPTITFVWTIVLIITHINGEGVKRNAYRFKRRRQGDRSNESGSLPRTSTSKWAPGEGEQDSLDRESQRHVASAHDVEVAGAEQSAALRARPAIGDDTIGGVSELPPTSYNTINPSTEKNGESPV; encoded by the exons ATGTCCATGTCGGACTATGGAGAACATGGCcacccgccgtcggccgacaagCTGCGCATCTTCGCGAGCCCCGTCATGAGCCACACCGGCAGCAGTCTCGGCGACAAGTCCCCAAGCTCGGTTCATTCTGCCGACAACCACCAAGGCGAAACCAGGATTGACCATCgtcgcgtcgacgacgacctcccCAAGTTCAAGAGA TACCTCGAGCCTACTCTGCTCGAAATATTCTACGATCTCTTCTTCGCTGCCAACTACAACGTCTTTTCCGACACCCAGCACGTCACGAGCCATGGCAAGTTCAAGGCCTACGTCGGCTACTTCTG CCTCCTCTGGCTGACCTGGTTCCTCGTCACCATGTTCGACGTTCGCTACGTCACCGACAGCATCTTCT CCCGCGTAACGAGGGCCATCCAGCTTGGCGTCTTGGTCGgcttcaccgtcgtcgtgccgaaTTTTAATCCGTCGGAGGAGCAGCATCAGGAAACGATGCAGGCCATGT CCCTCATCCTCTGCTTCTCGCGCCTCTGTCTTGCCTTTGAGTATGGCACCACCTTGTGGCATGTCAGAAAGTACAAGAAAGCTCGCCTGCCGCTGTACCTGCAGATTGCCCTCCACGCCATCGCGTCCGCCATCTATCTCGGCGTTACCTTTGCCTTCACGTCGAACTCGAGGAGCCGAGTGTACATGACCTGGTACATCGTCTCGGGAATCGAGTCCTTGGCTACCCTCCTTCTGACCAATTTTTCTCCCGTCCTGAGCATCACCAAAACACACATCATGAAGCGGATGACCCTCATGACCATTATGATCATGGGTGATGGCATCGTCCAGGTGGCCAAGGaagtcgtcatcatcgtcaagAACCCAAATGCGTGGG ACTCCACCACAATCGGGCTCGtgactgcggcggcggcgacaatCTATTTCGTCTTTCTGATCTATTTCGACTGGTTGAGGAACTCCTTCTACCTGCCCGCGCTGCGGCAGCAACTCTGGACCTTCCTGCACTTGCCCTTCCACCTCTCCCTCGTCTTGTTCATGCAGGGCTTTACCCAATACCTGCTTTGGTCCAAGATCATGGTTCAGTTCAGCCGGTTGAACGCGTTGGGAGATCCTAGAGATGCCGCCGGCAACATCGTCGACCCTTCCTCGAGCATAGCCGTCCGAGACTTTCTGAACCAGTCGGTCCTGTCGTTCTTCGCCGACTACCCCCCCAAGATTGCGAATACCATGGATACGGTGAACGAGGCGCTTCAAAACGTAACCAAAATACCCGACGCCTTTTGGCCCAAGCTCAACGGTGTTGACCAGTTGGATTTGACCAACCTGCCCGTGGGCTTCGAGAGCGCCTTCAACGACTTTGTCGCCATCGTTTCCGTCCTCGTCTCAGCCATGGCCAACGCGCTCTTTGGAGCTTTTGGAATCGAAGTCCATGGCGAAATCGCCAACAAGAACACTGACCCCGCGAAGGACCTCAAGGGAAGTGGCCTGCAGTTTGAAGTCACGGATAAGACGCAGAGCCGCTACAGGCTGGTG TTTGTCACTGGCTACGTTTCGACCGGCTGCACCATAATCTTCATGCTACTACTTGCCATCGTTTCCCGTACCACGCCCCTGAAGGCTTGGCCCATTATTAGGCTCGTCAtcatcttcctcctcgccctcggaaCAGCTCTGGTCTCCCTGCTCTGGTATAGTCCAGACAAGCTCGATCAGTTCCTCACCAGCCCCTGGGTAATGCCCACCATCACTTTTGTCTGGACCATAGTGCTCATCATCACCCACAtcaacggcgagggcgtcaagCGCAACGCGTACCGCTTCAAGCGCCGCCGGCAAGGTGACCGGTCAAACGAAAGTGGTTCGCTCCCTCGGACATCGACGTCCAAGTGGGCCCCCGGCGAGGGAGAGCAAGACAGCTTGGACCGCGAGTCGCAGCGGCATGTCGCGTCCGCACACGATGTTGAAGTCGCCGGAGCAGAGCAATCCGCGGCTCTACGCGCGCGCCCCGCCATTGGTGATGACACCATCGGCGGCGTATCTGAACTGCCTCCGACTAGCTACAATACGATCAATCCGTCGACGGAGAAAAATGGAGAATCCCCTGTATAA
- a CDS encoding rRNA processing protein Bystin: MPKNVTPTVARQGGRRHNPLEDDIVATGVLRNKPGKRKAKSGEDADETFVDSKASKNILRIGRELEEEENSERAALAPKATVDTFGYDSRFDDAVEDGPKTYDDDEDGWGDEDEVVEEIEVDPEDLETYKKFLPDEEDDLLKHGWDRKPSADDQPEGESRNLADLILEKIAAHEASEARKEAGLPTDDYELPPKVVEAYTKIGQILSRYKSGPLPKPFKILPTIPHWEDILSITNPEKWTPNACFQATRIFVSHKPFVVQRFLEMVILEKVREDIYETKKLNIHLFNALKKALYKPAAFFKGFLFPLIGSGTCTLREAHIISAVLTRVSIPVLHSAAALKGLCDIAAQEASQGSEGGGATNIFIKTLLEKKYALPYQVIDALVFHFLRFRSVDPASVLQGDDVAMELAEGDVKTKLPVIWHQSLLAFAQRYKGDVTEDQREALLDLLLSHGHSAIGPEVRRELLAGRGRGVPLESQDLGLDGDDTMVIDS, encoded by the exons atgccCAAGAACGTCACCCCAACGGTCGCCCGTCAAGGAGGCAGGCGCCATAACCCCCTCGAGGATGATATTGTTGCCACCGGCGTTTTGCGCAATAAGCCTGGCAAGAGAAAAGCGAAGAGTGgagaggacgccgacgagacctTTGTCGATTCCAAGGCATCCAAGAATATCCTGCGGATAGGCCGCGAGCTGGAAGAGGAAGAAAACTCCGAGAGGGCGGCCTTGGCGCCGAAGGCCACGGTCGATACATTCGGATACGACTCtcgcttcgacgacgccgtcgaagaCGGGCCAAAGacctacgacgacgacgaagacggctggggggacgaggatgaggtgGTCGAGGAGATCGAGGTTGACCCCGAAGACCTTGAGACGTATAAAAAGTTCTTGCCCGATGAAGAGGATGATTTGTTGAAGCACGGTTGGGATCGcaagccgtcggccgacgaccagcCGGAGGGCGAGAGCCGCAACCTGGCCGACCTCATCCTCGAAAAGATTGCCGCCCACGAGGCTTCCGAGGCAAGGAAGGAAGCCGGTCTCCCCACCGATGACTACGAGCTTCCGCccaaggtcgtcgaggcctACACAAA AATCGGGCAGATCCTGTCGCGATACAAATCGGGGCCGCTTCCCAAACCCTTCAAAATCCTGCCCACAATCCCCCACTGGGAGGATATTCTCAGCATCACCAACCCCGAGAAATGGACGCCCAACGCCTGCTTCCAAGCAACTAGGATCTTCGTCTCTCACAAGCCGTTTGTCGTCCAGCGATTTCTCGAAATGGTCATTCTGGAAAAGGTGCGCGAGGACATTTACGAAACGAAGAAGCTCAACATCCACCTTTTCAACGCGCTCAAGAAGGCTCTCTACAAGCCCGCCGCATTCTTCAAGGGCTTCCTCTTTCCCCTCATCGGAAGCGGCACCTGCACCCTGCGAGAAGCACAcatcatctcggccgtcttgacTCGCGTTTCCATCCCTGTGCTTCactccgccgccgctctcaaGGGTCTGTGCGACATCGCCGCCCAGGAGGCGTCCCAGGGGAGCGAGGGCGGTGGAGCGACCAACATCTTCATCAAGACGCTTCTGGAGAAGAAGTACGCCCTGCCGTACCAGGtcatcgacgccctcgtcttccATTTCCTCCGCTTCCGCAGCGTCGACCCCGCAAGCGTGCTGCAGGGAGATGACGTCGCCATGGAGCTTGCCGAAGGCGACGTGAAGACGAAGCTGCCCGTCATCTGGCATCAAAGTCTGCTGGCGTTTGCGCAGAGGTACAAGGGCGACGTCACGGAGGATCAGCGCGAGGCACTGCTGGACCTCCTCCTCAGCCACGGCCACTCGGCCATCGGTCCCGAGGTCCGAAGGGAGCTGTtggccggccgaggtcgcGGCGTGCCCCTCGAGTCGCAGGATCTGGGCCTCGATGGAGATGACACCATGGTCATCGACTCTTGA
- a CDS encoding HGH1 protein has protein sequence MPTELEELVGFIAHPNAQIRLAAAEHLVPYAETQPAIFKTEGLKPIKNLKFLIKDHPKIAEHVLTLLINLSGDPEVLEELAKDEKFLDVLLSYIIKADEPNANLQAMLLANISKSDAFQSVIDRRQPAPEGLGSDDMVLNQLMDLFVKGQDGTYNEKADFDYLAYVFADLSKHAEIRQHFSTAQGYDGVIPLSKILVFTDHKSHVRRKGVASTIKNVAFDIGKHGEFLSSTGVNLLPYVLLPITGSEEYDVEETMSMLPELQFLPPDKQRDSDVSIVQTHVETLTILTTTREGRDLMREIKVYPIIRETHLRVRDEGVQEACDRLVQVLMRDEEGEGQDIDINERVKEIEADEEDEIVEM, from the exons ATGCCGACGGAACTCGAAGAG ctcgtcggcttcatcgCCCACCCAAACGCTCAGATTCGGCTCGCGGCAGCCGAGCATTTGGTGCCTTATGCAGAAACGCAACCGGCCATCTTCAAGACCGAGGGACTGAAACCGATCAAGAACCTCAAGTTCCTCATCAAGGACCACCCT AAAATAGCAGAGCATGTCCTCACACTCCTGATAAATTTGTCCGGTGATCCGGAGGTATTGGAAGAACtggccaaggacgagaaGTTTCTCGACGTGCTGCTCTCGTACATTATT AAAGCCGACGAGCCCAATGCCAATCTTCAGGCCATGCTCCTCGCCAACATATCCAAATCAGACGCCTTTCAATCTGTCATCGACCGCCGGCAACCAGCTCCGGAAGGTCTTGGCTCCGACGATATGGTTCTCAACCAGCTCATGGACCTCTTCGTCAAGGGCCAGGATGGCACGTACAACGAAAAGGCCGACTTTGACTACCTCGCCTACGTCTTTGCCGATCTGTCCAAGCACGCAGAGATCCGCCAGCACTTCTCTACGGCGCAGGGCTACGATGGAGTGATTCCGTTGTCCAAGATCCTGGTCTTTACCGACCACAAGTCTCACGTGCGGCGAAAGGGGGTCGCGAGCACCATCAAAAATGTGGCGTTTGACATCGGAAAACATGGCGAGTTCCTTTCGTCAACAGGCGTGAACCTACTTCCGTATGTGCTGCTACCCATCACCGGTAGCGAGGAGTACGATGTGGAGGAGACGATGTCCATGCTCCCGGAGCTGCAGTTCCTCCCACCAGATAAGCAACGCGATTCGGACGTCAGCATCGTTCAAACGCATGTCGAGACCCTAACTATCCTGACGACGACTCGTGAGGGCCGTGATCTGATGCGCGAGATCAAGGTGTACCCCATCATTCGAGAGACGCACCTGCGAGTCAGAGACGAGGGCGTCCAGGAGGCCTGCGACAGGCTGGTACAGGTTCTGATGCGAGATGAGGAAGGTGAGGGGCAAGATATTGACATCAATGAGCGAGTGAAAGAAAttgaagccgacgaggaggatgagatTGTTGAAATGTAA